In Plasmodium chabaudi chabaudi strain AS genome assembly, chromosome: 10, a single genomic region encodes these proteins:
- a CDS encoding protein arginine N-methyltransferase 1, putative yields the protein MSKKYVHTDSKYEGKGKFSNDKNGNQNFSQDALKQFFSSWEKLHKEEIKNEKRKNFIKFDEDGTENDMENGNKEYFNSYAYIHIHEDMIKDEVRTRSYYDAIRKNEHLLKDKIVLDVGCGTGILSFFAAKHGAKHVYSIEKSNIIYTALNIRDVNNLTDKITFIKGLAENITLPVEKVDIIISEWMGYCLLYENMLDTVLFCRDKWLKKGGLIFPDKTYMYIAGIEDSLYREEKFDYWKHCYGFNFTPVIPILKEEVVIDYVDKNYVVTDSSCILKLDLNTCTKEDLSFVSPFSITMTRRDYIHALVVWFDVSFSACHTDVSFTTGPYGANTHWKQIVLYTNHIITAEKNETLKGMFALKKNEQNNRYIDMKLYYTFSGAHSRVESTQFFNIS from the coding sequence ATGTCAAAGAAGTACGTTCACACTGATAGTAAATACGAaggaaaaggaaaatttTCGAATGACAAAAATGgaaatcaaaattttagCCAAGACGCACTAAAGCAATTTTTCAGTTCATGGGAAAAATTACataaagaagaaataaaaaatgaaaaacgaaaaaactttataaaatttgatgAAGACGGAACAGAAAATGATAtggaaaatggaaataaagaatattttaattcttatgcttatatacatatacatgAAGATATGATCAAAGATGAAGTAAGAACACGAAGTTATTATGATGCTATCAGAAAGAACGAACATTTActtaaagataaaatagTATTGGATGTTGGATGTGGGACAggtattttatcattttttgcaGCAAAACATGGAGCTAAACATGTATATAGTATagaaaaaagtaatataatttatactGCTTTAAATATAAGAGATGTAAATAATCTAACTGATAAAATCACATTTATAAAAGGACTAGCAGAAAATATAACTCTTCCTGTAGAAAAAGTTGATATCATTATATCAGAATGGATGGGATATTGTTTactttatgaaaatatgcttgatactgttttattttgtagAGATAAATGGTTAAAAAAAGGAGGGCTCATTTTCCCTGATAAAacttatatgtatatagcAGGTATTGAAGATAGTTTATATAGAGAAGAAAAATTTGATTATTGGAAACATTGTTATGGATTTAATTTTACACCTGTTATACCGATCTTAAAAGAAGAAGTAGTAATTGATTAtgttgataaaaattatgtagtTACAGATTCAAGTTGTATACTAAAATTAGATTTAAATACATGTACAAAAGAAGATCTATCTTTTGTATCACCATTTAGTATTACTATGACAAGAAGGGATTATATACATGCTCTTGTCGTATGGTTTGATGTTTCATTTTCTGCTTGTCACACTGATGTAAGTTTTACTACAGGACCATATGGCGCAAATACACACTGGAAACAAATTGTTTTATACACTAACCATATTATTACtgcagaaaaaaatgaaacattAAAAGGCATGTTCgctcttaaaaaaaacgaacaGAATAATAGATATATAGATATGAAGTTATATTATACTTTCTCTGGTGCTCATTCTAGAGTTGAAAGtacacaattttttaatattagttAG
- a CDS encoding transcription factor BTF3, putative produces MEKISPEILAARAKLKERMGNNQRQIGGKGTARRKIKKVHKNTMPNEKKINLILKKIGASYFGDVDEICVYKNSDKYLEFKRPKLSASLQSNTYIVTGKFTEQVIDINKIFEGLQGNKNVDMKLLERLKNDPTIKSLMAKDREKNKKKEDGEQNAEVPDLVENFEEVSKEEKAEE; encoded by the coding sequence atggaaaagatATCCCCCGAAATTTTAGCTGCTAGGGCTAAACTTAAAGAACGAATGGGAAATAACCAAAGACAAATAGGAGGCAAAGGAACAGCtagaagaaaaattaaaaaagttcataaaaatacaatgccaaatgaaaaaaaaattaatttaatattaaaaaaaattggtgCTTCCTACTTTGGTGATGTTGATgaaatatgtgtatataaaaactcAGATAAATACCTTGAATTTAAAAGACCTAAGCTATCAGCATCTTTACAATCAAATACTTATATTGTTACTGGAAAGTTTACCGAACAAGTAAttgatattaataaaatctTTGAAGGCTTacaaggaaataaaaatgtcgATATGAAACTTTTAGAAAGATTAAAGAATGATCCAACTATTAAAAGCCTAATGGCTAAAGAcagagaaaaaaataaaaaaaaagaagatgGAGAACAAAATGCTGAAGTACCAGATTTAgttgaaaattttgaagAAGTCTCAAAAGAAGAGAAAGCTGAAGAATAA
- a CDS encoding 60S ribosomal protein L21, putative — MGGKSKGKRSGTRYKFSQGFRKHGECTANKYLEKINYGDYVDIVCDSSQQKGMPFNFYHGRTGKVFHITKRGVGVLVNKRVRHRIIQKKVCVRIEHVRKSRCNEDFILRKKKNQELIKEAKLKNEHISIKRKTEGPKPAAMIKVPPSKLITVEPLPFYEEY; from the coding sequence atgGGAGGTAAATCAAAAGGTAAAAGATCAGGAACAAGATATAAGTTTTCTCAAGGTTTTCGTAAACATGGAGAATGTACtgctaataaatatttagaaaaaataaattatggtGATTATGTTGATATAGTATGTGATTCTTCTCAACAAAAGGGTATGCCATTTAATTTCTATCATGGAAGAACTGGAAAAGTTTTTCATATTACAAAAAGAGGTGTTGGTGTTTTAGTTAATAAAAGAGTTAGGCATagaattatacaaaaaaaagtttgtGTAAGAATTGAACATGTAAGAAAATCTCGATGTAATGAAGATTTcattttaagaaaaaaaaaaaatcaagaaCTAATTAAAGAagcaaaattaaaaaacgaacatatatcaattaaaagaaaaacagAAGGACCTAAACCAGCTGCCATGATTAAAGTACCTCCATCAAAATTAATTACTGTCGAACCATTACCATTTTATGAAGAATATTAA